From Rubripirellula reticaptiva, the proteins below share one genomic window:
- a CDS encoding alpha/beta hydrolase family protein produces METTSYRVKFDGGSGHALAGIVDRPTDQDPTLVAVFSHCFTCNKDLKAIVRISRGLAAHGIACLRFDMTGLGGSEGDFSHTNFTTNLTDLSAAIAFARDELGQVNGLIGHSFGGAASLAMAGSASQNDSPKAVVALAAPSDTGHLAVLLSRMNPAIEMDGFGDVNIGGRTWTIRREMLQDFKSHDLPAIIPKICCPVLLFHSPVDRTVGYDHAVRIMGLIHSSPESDASVASLVTLSGADHLLVNNPHDIEFVTNSAAAFLLRYARPT; encoded by the coding sequence GTGGAAACGACTTCTTACCGCGTCAAGTTTGACGGCGGCAGCGGACATGCATTGGCGGGAATCGTCGATCGTCCGACCGATCAAGATCCGACGCTCGTTGCGGTCTTCAGTCATTGCTTTACCTGCAACAAAGACTTGAAGGCGATTGTCCGAATCAGCCGAGGCTTGGCCGCGCACGGAATCGCCTGCTTGCGGTTCGATATGACCGGGCTGGGCGGCAGCGAAGGCGATTTTTCACACACGAACTTCACAACCAATCTTACCGATCTTTCAGCCGCAATCGCCTTCGCTCGCGACGAACTGGGGCAAGTCAACGGATTGATCGGACATTCGTTTGGCGGCGCCGCGTCGCTTGCGATGGCAGGCAGCGCGTCGCAGAACGATTCACCAAAAGCCGTCGTTGCATTGGCCGCCCCCAGCGATACCGGCCACTTGGCGGTCCTGCTTTCGCGAATGAACCCAGCGATCGAAATGGATGGATTCGGCGACGTTAACATTGGCGGCCGAACGTGGACGATCCGACGCGAAATGCTCCAGGATTTCAAATCGCACGATTTGCCGGCGATCATTCCCAAAATCTGTTGTCCGGTGCTGCTGTTCCATTCTCCTGTTGATCGAACAGTCGGCTACGACCACGCTGTCCGAATCATGGGGCTGATTCATTCGTCGCCGGAGTCCGATGCGAGCGTTGCCAGTTTGGTCACGCTTTCGGGGGCTGATCATTTGCTGGTCAACAATCCGCACGACATCGAATTCGTCACCAACTCGGCGGCTGCGTTTCTGCTGCGATACGCACGACCGACCTAG
- a CDS encoding Dabb family protein encodes MSKLAHLVFFTLKDRSESAVQHLLSEANHYLTDHPGLIDFYVGVRDKELTRPVNADYDVSLHMVFADRPSHDAYQVAERHVQFIEANKESWANVNIYDSTVM; translated from the coding sequence ATGTCCAAGCTTGCCCACCTCGTATTCTTTACCCTGAAAGATCGCAGCGAATCCGCAGTCCAGCATCTGCTAAGTGAAGCTAACCATTACTTGACCGACCATCCTGGTCTGATCGATTTTTACGTCGGCGTACGCGACAAAGAACTCACTCGACCGGTCAACGCAGACTACGACGTTTCGTTGCACATGGTTTTCGCGGATCGTCCATCGCACGATGCGTACCAAGTTGCTGAGCGGCATGTGCAGTTCATCGAAGCGAACAAAGAGAGTTGGGCGAACGTCAATATCTATGACAGCACTGTGATGTAA
- a CDS encoding multiheme c-type cytochrome, producing the protein MASNRKRRSAKGIGGSKQNDAHRLDPADANRFSPRRGRAQWISIIAGMGLLIWGAAVWMRGPVSDPVVSPATQPDLTPPQGAQVSRRGDTLEPSQPVGNESLVSTVNFEPLDPSFIGSNACRECHPKQFQTFGETTHAISLRSIGESRNAGPESGGFFHEPSNRRFEVSIDGSQMVHREVIDVADDDAKVISEYPMEFEVGSGTHAHTYMFSLDGFLHESPLTWYRETGAWGMSPGYNQARHPSFTRKISADCVFCHAGRIQKQVGNQAKFRLVEEPISCERCHGAGNLHAELHAGSVAIEDDVDDPIVNPAKLSRELGEAICQQCHLQGVETVPAAGVDHWSFRPGESLETNRTDYRFENRTTTAIVGHVEQMHQSACYLQTETLTCISCHDPHHQVTADQRVDYHRNACLKCHADQDCGVERAKRMERNSNACADCHMPKNPTNVTHAALHNHRIGVYPQSSADFDGPVRLVPVVEPKLIGSIEQLRRQCVAVHKYIYGGEQDLDASDRKAIRSQHEESTEKLLQSLAGQPTDPATRLALAFDAQFAGQSSLAVALAGPAIEASLPGSSVSIDGHDLIAQVAMQNRKPRLAAIHFRKLIEFRNSETDHFGLAICLLGERKTGEAIVHLEKAVAIRADFVKAHQQLAELLSRTDPRRAARHRSIVESLRFNSVTQDASEKPTRK; encoded by the coding sequence TAACCGATTCTCGCCACGTCGCGGTCGCGCACAGTGGATTTCGATCATTGCGGGAATGGGATTGTTGATTTGGGGCGCCGCGGTTTGGATGCGAGGACCAGTTTCCGATCCGGTTGTTTCCCCAGCGACCCAGCCCGATCTGACTCCGCCGCAGGGTGCCCAAGTCAGCCGCAGGGGCGATACGCTAGAGCCATCGCAGCCGGTGGGTAACGAGTCTCTTGTTTCGACAGTAAATTTCGAACCGCTCGACCCCAGTTTCATCGGTAGCAATGCGTGTCGCGAGTGTCACCCCAAACAATTTCAAACGTTCGGTGAGACCACTCATGCCATTTCGCTGCGTTCGATCGGCGAGTCAAGAAACGCGGGGCCGGAATCGGGCGGATTCTTTCATGAACCGTCGAATCGACGTTTTGAAGTTAGTATCGATGGTAGCCAGATGGTTCATCGCGAAGTGATCGACGTCGCTGACGATGACGCGAAGGTGATCAGCGAGTATCCGATGGAGTTTGAAGTTGGATCGGGAACCCATGCGCACACCTATATGTTTTCGCTCGATGGTTTTCTGCACGAATCACCTTTGACTTGGTACCGCGAAACTGGTGCCTGGGGGATGTCGCCCGGATACAACCAGGCGAGGCACCCATCGTTCACCCGCAAGATCTCAGCCGACTGTGTTTTTTGTCATGCTGGGCGTATCCAAAAACAAGTCGGCAACCAAGCAAAGTTTCGTCTCGTCGAAGAACCGATCAGTTGCGAGCGGTGCCACGGTGCCGGCAACTTGCACGCGGAACTGCATGCCGGAAGTGTTGCGATTGAAGATGATGTCGATGATCCGATCGTCAATCCGGCCAAATTGTCGCGGGAACTTGGCGAAGCGATTTGTCAGCAGTGTCACTTGCAAGGTGTCGAAACGGTTCCGGCGGCGGGCGTCGATCACTGGTCGTTTCGTCCGGGCGAAAGCTTGGAAACGAACCGTACGGATTATCGATTCGAAAATCGCACCACGACCGCAATCGTTGGTCATGTCGAACAAATGCATCAGAGTGCGTGTTATCTGCAAACCGAAACGCTGACTTGCATCTCTTGCCACGATCCACACCACCAGGTGACTGCGGATCAACGAGTCGATTATCATCGAAACGCATGCTTGAAATGCCATGCCGACCAAGACTGTGGCGTCGAACGTGCCAAACGAATGGAAAGGAATTCAAATGCGTGTGCCGATTGTCACATGCCCAAAAATCCGACGAACGTGACTCACGCGGCGTTGCACAATCACCGAATCGGAGTTTATCCGCAATCATCTGCCGACTTTGACGGTCCCGTTCGACTGGTGCCGGTGGTTGAGCCCAAGTTGATCGGCAGTATCGAACAGTTACGGCGTCAATGTGTTGCCGTGCACAAGTACATCTATGGCGGCGAACAAGATCTGGATGCCAGCGATCGGAAAGCCATCCGGTCACAGCACGAAGAATCAACCGAAAAGTTACTGCAAAGCTTGGCGGGTCAGCCGACGGATCCGGCGACGCGATTGGCTTTGGCTTTTGATGCGCAATTTGCCGGGCAGTCATCGCTTGCCGTTGCGTTGGCAGGGCCCGCGATCGAAGCTTCGTTACCGGGCAGCTCGGTTTCGATTGACGGACACGACTTGATCGCCCAAGTCGCGATGCAGAATCGTAAGCCTCGGTTGGCAGCCATTCACTTTCGCAAGCTGATCGAATTTCGAAATTCCGAAACCGATCACTTTGGTTTGGCAATCTGCTTGCTTGGAGAACGCAAGACTGGCGAAGCGATTGTGCATTTGGAAAAGGCAGTTGCGATTCGAGCTGACTTCGTCAAAGCTCACCAACAGTTGGCCGAATTGCTCAGCCGTACCGATCCGAGGCGCGCTGCGAGACATCGATCCATCGTCGAATCGCTTCGTTTCAATTCGGTCACACAAGATGCGTCTGAGAAACCAACTCGGAAGTAG